The following proteins are encoded in a genomic region of Cuculus canorus isolate bCucCan1 chromosome 21, bCucCan1.pri, whole genome shotgun sequence:
- the RNF207 gene encoding RING finger protein 207 isoform X3, which produces MAGGIFSPLGSCSELEKANCHPLVCLLCHEPYQHPCLLDCYHNFCASCLRGRASDSRLHCPLCGHPSVVRGGTGLPPVDRLLQFLVDSSADSEEDVQCANCDRHGTKAVRAAGRPGLVGDPHRDRAGYQLSPVPTQELDTMYFCNTCGQPLCAPCREETHRAKMFARHEIVSLSKRTKDIHKKCPLHEEPYIMFSTEKKSMLCINCFRDMQGESRAHCIDIETAYMQGCQRLDQAVMAVKELQTSTREAIVLLKAMIEEVHNSASEEEAAINSLFSRMQEQLSERKKTLLKAVQSQHEEKEKAFKEQLAHLASLLPTLQIHLVTCSAFLSSANKAEFLDLGYQLMERLQRIVKLPHRLRPAQTSKINSEYRAEFARCLEPLLMLSPRRSMVGSASGIGPGITGANMLPSGQCSKTLMVPSCPPASNKMSTSPIVRKPTMHRYISTKVLLAEGRETPFAEHCRNYENTYRMLQTEIQGLKDQVQELHRDLTKHHSLIKTEIMSEILQKSLQMDVQIAAHYSAVEMMRSVFEEVWEETYQRVANEQEIYEAQLHDLLQLRQENSCLTTITKQIAPYVRSIAKVKERLEPRLQEPREPKEEKAQMLLKICDDSEVAPR; this is translated from the exons ATGGCTGGTGGGATCTTCTCGCCGCTGGGGAGCTGCTCGGAGCTGGAGAAAGCCAACTGCCACCCGCTGGTCTGCCTGCTGTGCCACGAGCCCTACCAGCACCCCTGCCTGCTCGACTGCTACCACAACTTCTGCGCCAGCTGCCTGCGGGGCCGCGCCAGTGACAGCCGCCTGCACTGCCCGCTCTGTGG TCACCCCTCGGTGGTGAGGGGGGGCACGGGGCTGCCCCCCGTGGATCGGCTCCTGCAGTTCCTGGTGGACAGCTCGGCCGACAGCGAGGAGGACGTTCAATGCGCCAACTGCGACCGGCACGGCACCAAGGCGGTGAGGGCAGCGGGGCGGCCAGGGCTGGTAGGGGACCCTCACCGGGACCGCGCCGGCTACCAGCTGTCCCCTGTGCCCACGCAGGAACTGGACACCATGTACTTCTGCAACACCTGCGGGCAGCCTCTCTGCGCCCCGTGCCGCGAGGAGACCCACCGCGCCAAGATGTTCGCCCGCCATGAGATCGTCTCCCTCTCCAAGCGCACCAAGGACATCCACAAGAAGTGCC CGCTGCACGAGGAGCCCTACATCATGTTCTCCACCGAGAAGAAGTCCATGCTCTGCATCAACTGCTTCAGGGACATGCAGGG GGAGAGCCGGGCGCACTGCATCGACATCGAGACGGCGTACATGCAGGGCTGCCAGCGGCTGGACCAGGCGGTGATG GCTGTGAAGGAGCTGCAGACGTCCACGCGTGAGGCCATCGTCCTCCTCAAGGCCATGATCGAGGAGGTGCACAACAGTGCCAGCGAGGAAGAGGCGGCCATCAACTCCCTCTTCAGCCGCATGCAG GAGCAACTCTCTGAGAGGAAGAAGACGCTCCTGAAAGCCGTGCAGAG CCAGCAcgaggagaaggagaaggcgTTCAAGGAGCAACTCGCCCACCTcgcctccctgctgcccaccctgcAG ATCCACCTGGTGACCTGTTCGGCTTTCCTGAGCTCCGCCAACAAAGCTGAGTTCCTGGACCTGGGCTAC CAACTGAtggagaggctgcagaggaTTGTGAAGCTGCCGCATCGCCTGCGGCCGGCGCAGACCAGCAAG ATCAACAGCGAGTACCGGGCAGAATTCGCCCGCTGCCTGGAGCCCCTGCTGATGCTCAGCCCTCGCCGCTCCATGGTGGGCAGCGCCAGCGGCATCGGCCCTGGCATCACCGGCGCCAACAT GCTCCCCAGCGGCCAATGCTCCAAGACCCTGATGGTGCCCAGCTGCCCTCCTGCCAGCAATAAAATGTCCACCAGCCCCATAGTGCGGAAGCCGACGATGCACCGGTACATCAGCACCAAGGTCCTGCTGGCCGAGGGGCGCGAGACGCCCTTTGCTGAGCATTGCCGCAACTACGAGAACACCTACCGG ATGCTGCAGACGGAGATCCAGGGCCTGAAGGACCAAGTGCAGGAGCTGCACCGTGACCTCACCAAGCACCACTCACTCATCAAGACGGAAATCATGAGTGAGATCCTGCAGAAGTCTCTGCAGATGGACGTGCAGATCGCAGCTCACTACTCTGCTGTGGAGATGATGCGCAGTGTCTTCGAGGAG GTCTGGGAGGAGACGTACCAGCGGGTGGCAAATGAGCAGGAGATCTATGAAG cccagctccacgACCTGCTGCAGCTGAGGCAGGAGAACAgctgcctcaccaccatcaccaagCAGATCGCGCCCTACGTCCGCTCCATCGCCAAGGTGAAGGAGCGACTGGAGCCTAG GCTGCAGGAGCCCCGAGAGCCCAAGGAGGAGAAGGCACAGATGCTGCTCAAGATCTGTGATGACAGTGAAGTGGCACCAAGGTAG
- the RNF207 gene encoding RING finger protein 207 isoform X1, which translates to MAGGIFSPLGSCSELEKANCHPLVCLLCHEPYQHPCLLDCYHNFCASCLRGRASDSRLHCPLCGHPSVVRGGTGLPPVDRLLQFLVDSSADSEEDVQCANCDRHGTKAVRAAGRPGLVGDPHRDRAGYQLSPVPTQELDTMYFCNTCGQPLCAPCREETHRAKMFARHEIVSLSKRTKDIHKKCPLHEEPYIMFSTEKKSMLCINCFRDMQGESRAHCIDIETAYMQGCQRLDQAVMAVKELQTSTREAIVLLKAMIEEVHNSASEEEAAINSLFSRMQEQLSERKKTLLKAVQSQHEEKEKAFKEQLAHLASLLPTLQIHLVTCSAFLSSANKAEFLDLGYQLMERLQRIVKLPHRLRPAQTSKINSEYRAEFARCLEPLLMLSPRRSMVGSASGIGPGITGANMLPSGQCSKTLMVPSCPPASNKMSTSPIVRKPTMHRYISTKVLLAEGRETPFAEHCRNYENTYRMLQTEIQGLKDQVQELHRDLTKHHSLIKTEIMSEILQKSLQMDVQIAAHYSAVEMMRSVFEEVWEETYQRVANEQEIYEAQLHDLLQLRQENSCLTTITKQIAPYVRSIAKVKERLEPRLQEPREPKEEKAQMLLKICDDSEVAPRVTSPSGTEGAPGSPGDGCVPGGTPGDPSPKSKDCCRGHQKSEAEGTARKKLAP; encoded by the exons ATGGCTGGTGGGATCTTCTCGCCGCTGGGGAGCTGCTCGGAGCTGGAGAAAGCCAACTGCCACCCGCTGGTCTGCCTGCTGTGCCACGAGCCCTACCAGCACCCCTGCCTGCTCGACTGCTACCACAACTTCTGCGCCAGCTGCCTGCGGGGCCGCGCCAGTGACAGCCGCCTGCACTGCCCGCTCTGTGG TCACCCCTCGGTGGTGAGGGGGGGCACGGGGCTGCCCCCCGTGGATCGGCTCCTGCAGTTCCTGGTGGACAGCTCGGCCGACAGCGAGGAGGACGTTCAATGCGCCAACTGCGACCGGCACGGCACCAAGGCGGTGAGGGCAGCGGGGCGGCCAGGGCTGGTAGGGGACCCTCACCGGGACCGCGCCGGCTACCAGCTGTCCCCTGTGCCCACGCAGGAACTGGACACCATGTACTTCTGCAACACCTGCGGGCAGCCTCTCTGCGCCCCGTGCCGCGAGGAGACCCACCGCGCCAAGATGTTCGCCCGCCATGAGATCGTCTCCCTCTCCAAGCGCACCAAGGACATCCACAAGAAGTGCC CGCTGCACGAGGAGCCCTACATCATGTTCTCCACCGAGAAGAAGTCCATGCTCTGCATCAACTGCTTCAGGGACATGCAGGG GGAGAGCCGGGCGCACTGCATCGACATCGAGACGGCGTACATGCAGGGCTGCCAGCGGCTGGACCAGGCGGTGATG GCTGTGAAGGAGCTGCAGACGTCCACGCGTGAGGCCATCGTCCTCCTCAAGGCCATGATCGAGGAGGTGCACAACAGTGCCAGCGAGGAAGAGGCGGCCATCAACTCCCTCTTCAGCCGCATGCAG GAGCAACTCTCTGAGAGGAAGAAGACGCTCCTGAAAGCCGTGCAGAG CCAGCAcgaggagaaggagaaggcgTTCAAGGAGCAACTCGCCCACCTcgcctccctgctgcccaccctgcAG ATCCACCTGGTGACCTGTTCGGCTTTCCTGAGCTCCGCCAACAAAGCTGAGTTCCTGGACCTGGGCTAC CAACTGAtggagaggctgcagaggaTTGTGAAGCTGCCGCATCGCCTGCGGCCGGCGCAGACCAGCAAG ATCAACAGCGAGTACCGGGCAGAATTCGCCCGCTGCCTGGAGCCCCTGCTGATGCTCAGCCCTCGCCGCTCCATGGTGGGCAGCGCCAGCGGCATCGGCCCTGGCATCACCGGCGCCAACAT GCTCCCCAGCGGCCAATGCTCCAAGACCCTGATGGTGCCCAGCTGCCCTCCTGCCAGCAATAAAATGTCCACCAGCCCCATAGTGCGGAAGCCGACGATGCACCGGTACATCAGCACCAAGGTCCTGCTGGCCGAGGGGCGCGAGACGCCCTTTGCTGAGCATTGCCGCAACTACGAGAACACCTACCGG ATGCTGCAGACGGAGATCCAGGGCCTGAAGGACCAAGTGCAGGAGCTGCACCGTGACCTCACCAAGCACCACTCACTCATCAAGACGGAAATCATGAGTGAGATCCTGCAGAAGTCTCTGCAGATGGACGTGCAGATCGCAGCTCACTACTCTGCTGTGGAGATGATGCGCAGTGTCTTCGAGGAG GTCTGGGAGGAGACGTACCAGCGGGTGGCAAATGAGCAGGAGATCTATGAAG cccagctccacgACCTGCTGCAGCTGAGGCAGGAGAACAgctgcctcaccaccatcaccaagCAGATCGCGCCCTACGTCCGCTCCATCGCCAAGGTGAAGGAGCGACTGGAGCCTAG GCTGCAGGAGCCCCGAGAGCCCAAGGAGGAGAAGGCACAGATGCTGCTCAAGATCTGTGATGACAGTGAAGTGGCACCAAG ggTCACCTCACCCAGTGGCACGGAAGGGGCTCCAGGCAGCCCTGGGGACGGCTGCGTGCCTGGTGGCACCCCTGGAGACCCCTCCCCGAAAAGCAAAGACTGCTGCAGGGGCCACCAGAAAAGCGAGGCCGAAGGCACTGCCCGGAAAAAACTTGCACCATAG
- the RPL22 gene encoding 60S ribosomal protein L22 has translation MAPVKKPAAKGGKKKKQVLKFTLDCTHPVEDGIMDAANFEQFLQERIKVNGKAGNLGGGVVTIERSKSKITVTSEVPFSKRYLKYLTKKYLKKNNLRDWLRVVANSKESYELRYFQINQDEEEEEEED, from the exons ATGGCGCCTGTG AAGAAGCCTGCAGCAAAAGgtggtaaaaaaaagaagcaggtgTTGAAGTTCACCCTGGACTGCACCCACCCTGTGGAGGATGGAATCATGGACGCCGCCAACTTT GAGCAGTTCCTGCAGGAAAGAATCAAGGTGAACGGCAAAGCGGGAAACCTGGGCGGGGGCGTGGTGACCATTGAGAGGAGCAAGAGCAAGATCACGGTCACGTCGGAGGTCCCGTTCTCCAAGAG GTACCTGAAGTACCTGACTAAGAAGTACCTGAAGAAGAACAACCTGCGGGACTGGCTGCGCGTGGTGGCCAACAGCAAGGAGAGCTACGAGCTGCGCTACTTCCAGATCAaccaggatgaggaggaggaggaagaggaggattgA
- the RNF207 gene encoding RING finger protein 207 isoform X2 yields MAGGIFSPLGSCSELEKANCHPLVCLLCHEPYQHPCLLDCYHNFCASCLRGRASDSRLHCPLCGHPSVVRGGTGLPPVDRLLQFLVDSSADSEEDVQCANCDRHGTKAELDTMYFCNTCGQPLCAPCREETHRAKMFARHEIVSLSKRTKDIHKKCPLHEEPYIMFSTEKKSMLCINCFRDMQGESRAHCIDIETAYMQGCQRLDQAVMAVKELQTSTREAIVLLKAMIEEVHNSASEEEAAINSLFSRMQEQLSERKKTLLKAVQSQHEEKEKAFKEQLAHLASLLPTLQIHLVTCSAFLSSANKAEFLDLGYQLMERLQRIVKLPHRLRPAQTSKINSEYRAEFARCLEPLLMLSPRRSMVGSASGIGPGITGANMLPSGQCSKTLMVPSCPPASNKMSTSPIVRKPTMHRYISTKVLLAEGRETPFAEHCRNYENTYRMLQTEIQGLKDQVQELHRDLTKHHSLIKTEIMSEILQKSLQMDVQIAAHYSAVEMMRSVFEEVWEETYQRVANEQEIYEAQLHDLLQLRQENSCLTTITKQIAPYVRSIAKVKERLEPRLQEPREPKEEKAQMLLKICDDSEVAPRVTSPSGTEGAPGSPGDGCVPGGTPGDPSPKSKDCCRGHQKSEAEGTARKKLAP; encoded by the exons ATGGCTGGTGGGATCTTCTCGCCGCTGGGGAGCTGCTCGGAGCTGGAGAAAGCCAACTGCCACCCGCTGGTCTGCCTGCTGTGCCACGAGCCCTACCAGCACCCCTGCCTGCTCGACTGCTACCACAACTTCTGCGCCAGCTGCCTGCGGGGCCGCGCCAGTGACAGCCGCCTGCACTGCCCGCTCTGTGG TCACCCCTCGGTGGTGAGGGGGGGCACGGGGCTGCCCCCCGTGGATCGGCTCCTGCAGTTCCTGGTGGACAGCTCGGCCGACAGCGAGGAGGACGTTCAATGCGCCAACTGCGACCGGCACGGCACCAAGGCG GAACTGGACACCATGTACTTCTGCAACACCTGCGGGCAGCCTCTCTGCGCCCCGTGCCGCGAGGAGACCCACCGCGCCAAGATGTTCGCCCGCCATGAGATCGTCTCCCTCTCCAAGCGCACCAAGGACATCCACAAGAAGTGCC CGCTGCACGAGGAGCCCTACATCATGTTCTCCACCGAGAAGAAGTCCATGCTCTGCATCAACTGCTTCAGGGACATGCAGGG GGAGAGCCGGGCGCACTGCATCGACATCGAGACGGCGTACATGCAGGGCTGCCAGCGGCTGGACCAGGCGGTGATG GCTGTGAAGGAGCTGCAGACGTCCACGCGTGAGGCCATCGTCCTCCTCAAGGCCATGATCGAGGAGGTGCACAACAGTGCCAGCGAGGAAGAGGCGGCCATCAACTCCCTCTTCAGCCGCATGCAG GAGCAACTCTCTGAGAGGAAGAAGACGCTCCTGAAAGCCGTGCAGAG CCAGCAcgaggagaaggagaaggcgTTCAAGGAGCAACTCGCCCACCTcgcctccctgctgcccaccctgcAG ATCCACCTGGTGACCTGTTCGGCTTTCCTGAGCTCCGCCAACAAAGCTGAGTTCCTGGACCTGGGCTAC CAACTGAtggagaggctgcagaggaTTGTGAAGCTGCCGCATCGCCTGCGGCCGGCGCAGACCAGCAAG ATCAACAGCGAGTACCGGGCAGAATTCGCCCGCTGCCTGGAGCCCCTGCTGATGCTCAGCCCTCGCCGCTCCATGGTGGGCAGCGCCAGCGGCATCGGCCCTGGCATCACCGGCGCCAACAT GCTCCCCAGCGGCCAATGCTCCAAGACCCTGATGGTGCCCAGCTGCCCTCCTGCCAGCAATAAAATGTCCACCAGCCCCATAGTGCGGAAGCCGACGATGCACCGGTACATCAGCACCAAGGTCCTGCTGGCCGAGGGGCGCGAGACGCCCTTTGCTGAGCATTGCCGCAACTACGAGAACACCTACCGG ATGCTGCAGACGGAGATCCAGGGCCTGAAGGACCAAGTGCAGGAGCTGCACCGTGACCTCACCAAGCACCACTCACTCATCAAGACGGAAATCATGAGTGAGATCCTGCAGAAGTCTCTGCAGATGGACGTGCAGATCGCAGCTCACTACTCTGCTGTGGAGATGATGCGCAGTGTCTTCGAGGAG GTCTGGGAGGAGACGTACCAGCGGGTGGCAAATGAGCAGGAGATCTATGAAG cccagctccacgACCTGCTGCAGCTGAGGCAGGAGAACAgctgcctcaccaccatcaccaagCAGATCGCGCCCTACGTCCGCTCCATCGCCAAGGTGAAGGAGCGACTGGAGCCTAG GCTGCAGGAGCCCCGAGAGCCCAAGGAGGAGAAGGCACAGATGCTGCTCAAGATCTGTGATGACAGTGAAGTGGCACCAAG ggTCACCTCACCCAGTGGCACGGAAGGGGCTCCAGGCAGCCCTGGGGACGGCTGCGTGCCTGGTGGCACCCCTGGAGACCCCTCCCCGAAAAGCAAAGACTGCTGCAGGGGCCACCAGAAAAGCGAGGCCGAAGGCACTGCCCGGAAAAAACTTGCACCATAG